A single window of Sander lucioperca isolate FBNREF2018 chromosome 22, SLUC_FBN_1.2, whole genome shotgun sequence DNA harbors:
- the zgc:56095 gene encoding ferritin, middle subunit has translation MQSVVKQNLHSETEGDINKLINLKLNASYAYLSLGMYFDRDDVALPKFSTFFLERSVKEREQAEKLLEYQNMRGGRILLQTIAKPSREDWRGGLDAMSFSLDYQKSLNTCILEVHRRAGVHTDPHLCDFLEQHFLNDSHDTIKKLGDYIGSLTRITASETHGPMGEYLFDKHTL, from the exons ATGCAGTCTGTGGTAAAACAAAACCTCCATTCGGAGACCGAAGGAGACATCAACAAACTCATCAACCTGAAGCTGAATGCATCCTACGCCTACCTTTCTCTG GGGATGTATTTTGACAGGGATGATGTTGCCCTGCCAAAATTCTCCACTTTTTTCCTGGAGCGCTCGGTGAAAGAGAGGGAACAGGCTGAGAAGCTGCTGGAATATCAGAACATGAGAGGGGGTCGAATTTTGCTCCAGACTATTGCT AAACCAAGTAGAGAGGATTGGAGAGGTGGTCTGGATGCAATGTCCTTTTCCCTGGACTACCAGAAGTCCCTAAACACATGTATCCTTGAGGTGCACCGCAGAGCTGGCGTCCACACTGACCCTCAT CTGTGTGACTTCCTTGAGCAGCACTTCCTGAACGACAGCCATGACACCATCAAGAAGCTGGGCGATTACATTGGCAGTCTGACCCGCATCACTGCGTCTGAGACACACGGTCCTATGGGAGAATACCTCTTTGATAAACATACTCTTTAA